The genomic window GTGGCACGCAACAGTATGGAACGCCTCAAAATCAAGGAGAAGATGGCTCTGAGAATGAGTAAGTAAGTTCTTTTAGGCAAGTAGAAGAGTATAAAAAAGAAGAAACACAAACTAAGAGATTTTGAGTTAAAAGGAAGCAAATAGATAGAACTAGACAAAAATTAGGGTATGCCTGAAAAACAGACAGGTCTTAGATAAAGCAAAAGAGCCATTCTTCCGATTTGGAAGAGTGGCTCTTTTGCTTTTACTTCATTAGGCTTTGACTGGTGATTTTGGTTCACGACCAAGAATCGCCTGCAACACAGTCAATACACCGAAAGATGCTAAAATTGCATAAATCAGGCTTGAATAAGTTGTGATATCGAAATCCCAAGTTTTATAAATAACTAATACAATAGCTAAAGCAATAGCAGCAATAACGTTGAATAGAGCGAAAGCCCAAAGATTTCCATTTTCTTTACGAGATAAATAGAAAACAGAGAAACCAATACTTAGCACACCCCATGCAATACATACCAAAATAGCTGCCCAGTAGATAATAAATGCTACCACATTTTTTCACCTCACTTTGTTCAGTAGTATTTTATCATGTTCTTCATTTTTTGTCATGAAAAGGTGATGAAAAATAGAAGAAGGCTTATAGAAAGGAGTGTGTCTTGCTGAGAGCTAATCAAGGGCTCCCTCTTTTGTAGTTTCAGATAAAACGTTGTTCAGAAAATCTGGACAAGAAGGGGTGAAATTCTTGATTTAATAGAGAGGTTACTCTTTCCATTGACCTTTTCTGTACGATACGATACCTTAATAAGGATCAAACTTTGAATAAAGAGGTGTTTGTATGTGGTTCTTACCGGCATTGGTTACGGTGCTAGCTTGGGGAACAGCTGATGTATTTTATAAGAAGGGAAACGATCCCAAAGACCGCTTTTCTGCGACGAAGACGACCGTCATGGTTGGGCTGGTCATGGGCCTGCATGTGCTATTCTATTATGTGATTTATGAAGGAATTGCGTATGACTGGAAAAATTTGTTATTGTACTTGCCTGTATCTTCTATGTATATTCTCTCGATGGCTGTTGGGTATTTTGGGTTACGCTACATTGAAGTGTCTATTTCTTCACCAATCAGTAATTCTTCGGGAGCTGTCTCGGCATTATTGACTTTTTTCTTGCTTGGTGGAACGATGAATAATATACAGTTTGGTGCAGTGGCAGCTATTTCTATTGGGATTCTATTACTGTCTATATTTGAAAAAAAGGAATTTGATGAAGAGCTGAAGCAAGAAAATCAAGGAATCGATCGAAAATATCGGGTCGGTGCAATCGCTATTGTTTTCCCAATTTTATATAGTGTTATTGATGGTTTAGGGACTTTCCTAGATGGGTATTATTTGGAGTTTAAGCAGATAATGCCCGAAGACCAGGCGAACATGAGCTATGAGCTGACGTTTTTTATGGTTGCGCTACTATTGTGGGCATATCTTGAATTAGTGAAACACGAGCGTGTGCTTGTCTTTTCAGAACGAGCTAAGGGACTTGCTGCGATTTTTGAGACAGTTGGACAGTTCTTCTATGTAGGAGCGATTGCTTCTAATGCGATTATTGTGGCACCAATGATTGCCTCTTATAGCATTGTATCGGTTTTACTTGGAAGGATTTTTTTGAAGGAAAAGCTCAGTGCGAAGCAGTATATAGTGATTTTGATGATCATGATTGGAATCGCAATTCTTGGATTTTATGATGGGTAAAGTAGCTGGAAACGATCTATTTATTAGTAGGGACCAACAGTGAAGTAGTCCATTCTCAGTATGGATTTAGAGCTGCAGAGCTATTGAGTAAATAAAAACGGAGTCTTTCATTTCGATGGAAGGCTTTGTTTTTTTATTAAGAGAGGATGATGAACAGAAGCTCATTACCGAAGAGCTTTGAAACACTGTGATTTATTACTGATGGCTTCTTACATGTTTCTTCTCGCAGTATAGATGAGCAGACATCGATACAGTTCTTGTTTTTTACTTGCCGTTTATTCGTTTTTAGGTGTAGACAGAGCGTAGATGTTGCGTTCTGGCTCGCACTCGGTCATTTAGACGAATAAAATAATAAGGCTATGTTTTTTTCTCGTAAGTTCTTTTAAGGGACAACAACTATCCCTATATTTTAGTGAGAGATACGTTCATCCCAATAGAAGATAAGGTGGTGGTTTCAATTTGGGCTGAAACGAGAAAAGAAGCAGCTGTTCTTAAGTTAAGATAAATATAGAAAGAGGTGACCCAAATGGATCGTTTGGAAATGGCTTTGATTCAAGACTTTTTTCAAAGAGATGACATTGTGGTAAGTAAGATCCTGGCATCAAAGCTTTTATCACAAGGAGATTTAGCCGTGCATTTAAAAGAAATCAACCATACTCTTCATTCCAAACTCACTGTAGAAGATGAACAAATTTATATATCAGATAAGGACCGAGAAAAATGTTATCGCTACTTAAAAAAACAAAAACTGACGATTTTTACTTATTATGAAGGGAAATACCGCAGGGCCTTGCTCCTGTTACATTTGTTGCTAAGTAAGGCAGATATGAATCTTGCTGAGTTGACCGATCAGCTGCGTGTCAGTAAAAACACTACATTGTCTGAGATCAAACGCTTGAAACAAGAGCTGGAATTAAAAGGAATATTTCTAAAATATTCTAGGAAAACCGGCTACACGCTTTTAGGATCAGAGTTTGCTATCAGAAATGAGCTGGTGAACACGTTGAAAAGTTTACTGAAACAGCCTTCAGGGCGATATTTTCTTTTGGAAACCGGCTTTGTTCAAGAACATGAATTGCTGCTCTTAAAGAACAGATTGACGAACATCCAACAAAAGGTACAGCTGACCTTTACAGAAGAAAGTTTAGAAGAATTACCAATGGTATTGGCATTTTTGATTCAGCGGGCACAGCATCATGCCGGTGCCTGGCATTTCAAATTTGAGAAGTATGACATTAAAAATACAAAGGAGTTTCCTCTGTACGCAGAATTATTTCGACATGTAACGGACATAAATGAAAACGATTTATTGTATCTAGTTTTACAGGTCCTCTCTGCAACAATCGTTAAGACAACTCTGGATTTATCTGACAGTGAAGATATCGTGAAAGCGACAGACCGATTTATTCTATTTCTGGAAGAAGAGTGTGTTATGCAGTTCGCCAATCCGGAAGGCTTGAAAGAAAAGCTGATTTTGCATGTTAGACCTGCAATCTATCGGTGTCTGCTGTGCGTGAATATCAAAAACCCTTTAACTGACGTATTTATTGAAGAATATCGACCTCTTTATGAAAAAATCAAAGTGGGGGTTGGCATTTTTGAAGAGCTGATTGGGAGAGAATTTCCGAAAGAAGAAATTGTTTTTATTGCGATGATTGTTATCAGCTCGATCATCCATACGAAAAATGGTACGGAAAAGCAGGTGTTTCGTGCAATGGTTTTATGTCGAAGTGGCATGTCGATCTCTAAGCTGTTGCTGGAAAATCTTCGCTCTATGTTTCCTAAGATTGAGTTTGTTGGTGCTTATGCCATTCATGAAGTATCTCAAACAGGATTTGAACCAGACTTTATTTTTACTACGATCCCAATTCACACAGAAATCACGACATTTCTCGTTCCGCCTGTGCTAGATAAGGATGCTCGAATAAAAATAAGTAATCAGGTAGAAGTCGCAATCAATGAAGATGTTACCAAGAAAACTAAGGAATTATTTAGTTATTTAAGCGATCTCTTTCCTGAATTTTGCAAAGACGATGCCTTCATGCGTATTGAAAGTTTTTATATGAAAAGTGAACAACCGAGATTAGCAGTAGAGGAGGATCATTTTTTGCTGACGGAAGAGCATATGACTGTCTGTCAATCTGTAGATATGGGTGAAGCGCTGGCGTTGGCTTTTCAACCGTTACTTGATCGTGGAAGTATTACGGAAAATTATGTGAAGGAATGCAAAGATATTTTTGT from Enterococcus sp. 9E7_DIV0242 includes these protein-coding regions:
- a CDS encoding EamA family transporter → MWFLPALVTVLAWGTADVFYKKGNDPKDRFSATKTTVMVGLVMGLHVLFYYVIYEGIAYDWKNLLLYLPVSSMYILSMAVGYFGLRYIEVSISSPISNSSGAVSALLTFFLLGGTMNNIQFGAVAAISIGILLLSIFEKKEFDEELKQENQGIDRKYRVGAIAIVFPILYSVIDGLGTFLDGYYLEFKQIMPEDQANMSYELTFFMVALLLWAYLELVKHERVLVFSERAKGLAAIFETVGQFFYVGAIASNAIIVAPMIASYSIVSVLLGRIFLKEKLSAKQYIVILMIMIGIAILGFYDG
- a CDS encoding BglG family transcription antiterminator, producing the protein MDRLEMALIQDFFQRDDIVVSKILASKLLSQGDLAVHLKEINHTLHSKLTVEDEQIYISDKDREKCYRYLKKQKLTIFTYYEGKYRRALLLLHLLLSKADMNLAELTDQLRVSKNTTLSEIKRLKQELELKGIFLKYSRKTGYTLLGSEFAIRNELVNTLKSLLKQPSGRYFLLETGFVQEHELLLLKNRLTNIQQKVQLTFTEESLEELPMVLAFLIQRAQHHAGAWHFKFEKYDIKNTKEFPLYAELFRHVTDINENDLLYLVLQVLSATIVKTTLDLSDSEDIVKATDRFILFLEEECVMQFANPEGLKEKLILHVRPAIYRCLLCVNIKNPLTDVFIEEYRPLYEKIKVGVGIFEELIGREFPKEEIVFIAMIVISSIIHTKNGTEKQVFRAMVLCRSGMSISKLLLENLRSMFPKIEFVGAYAIHEVSQTGFEPDFIFTTIPIHTEITTFLVPPVLDKDARIKISNQVEVAINEDVTKKTKELFSYLSDLFPEFCKDDAFMRIESFYMKSEQPRLAVEEDHFLLTEEHMTVCQSVDMGEALALAFQPLLDRGSITENYVKECKDIFVQDYPYMMIAYECYLPHAKPEHGVKKPDYQILFIKEKSLLPNGDRMRMVIALAPSTENQHVEWLLKMNQLLLESNLQKKLGAIDSREALLALLQQELNKLPE